The following coding sequences are from one Manis pentadactyla isolate mManPen7 chromosome 13, mManPen7.hap1, whole genome shotgun sequence window:
- the LOC118929250 gene encoding E3 ubiquitin-protein ligase RNF138-like yields the protein MKVEESTMIICILYTFTQRSERTQKHKLDTGQRSPGRHCRCHLGRSRRQHLGPLRPPMAEELSIATSYTEDDFYCPVCQEVLKTPAWTATCQHIFCGKYFLTAMRESEIHCPLCRGNVTRRERACPEWALDLENIMRKFSGRCRCCVKQIKFYCMRHHYKSCKKYQDEYGVSSIIPNFQISQDSIGNSNRSETSTSDNTETYQENTSSSGQPTFKCPLCQESNFTRQRLLDHCNSEHLFQIVPVTCPICVSLPWGDPSQITRNFVSHLNQRHQFDNGEFVNLQLDEETQYQTAVEESFQANI from the coding sequence ATGAAGGTGGAAGAGTCCACCAtgataatttgcattttataCACTTTCACACAGAGGTCCGAAAGGACTCAAAAACATAAACTAGACACAGGCCAGCGGTCCCCGGGCCGCCACTGCCGCTGTCACCTTGGCCGCAGCCGCCGCCAGCACCTTGGTCCTCTGCGGCCCCCCATGGCCGAGGAACTCTCCATCGCCACGTCCTACACCGAAGATGACTTCTACTGCCCCGTCTGTCAGGAGGTGCTCAAGACACCGGCGTGGACCGCGACCTGTCAGCATATTTTCTGTGGAAAATATTTCCTGACTGCAATGAGAGAAAGCGAAATACATTGTCCCCTCTGTCGTGGAAATGTGACTAGAAGAGAGAGAGCGTGTCCTGAATGGGCCTTAGACCTTGAGAATATCATGAGGAAGTTTTCTGGGCGCTGCAGGTGCTGTGTGAAACAGATAAAATTCTATTGCATGAGACATCATTACAAATCTTGTAAGAAGTATCAAGATGAATATGGTGTTTCCTCTATCATTCCAAACTTTCAGATCTCTCAAGATTCCATAGGGAACAGTAATAGGAGTGAAACATCCACATCTGATAACACAGAAACTTATCAAGAGAATACAAGTTCTTCTGGGCAGCCCACCTTTAAGTGCCCCTTGTGTCAAGAATCAAATTTCACCAGACAGCGTTTACTGGACCACTGTAACAGTGAACACCTATTTCAGATAGTTCCTGTGACATGTCCTATTTGTGTGTCTCTTCCTTGGGGAGATCCTAGTCAGATTACTAGAAATTTCGTTAGTCATCTAAATCAAAGACATCAGTTTGATAATGGAGAATTTGTGAATCTTCAGCTGGATGAGGAAACCCAGTATCAAACTGCTGTTGAAGAATCCTTTCAAGCAAAcatctga